A segment of the Candidatus Binatia bacterium genome:
CAGGTCATCGCGCAGGGCACGGTACTCGGCCTGGGTCGGCAGTCGGTCTTCCCACAGAAGGAAGACCACCTCTTCGAACGCCGCTGCCGGTGCCAGCCGTTCGACCGGGAAGCCCCCGATCGTCAGTTTCCCCGCCTCGCCGTCGACGCGGCTCGTGCGCGTCTTGGCGACGAAAATCCCTTCCAGTCCCGATACGATCTCGCTCATCTCATTCCCTCCCATCGTTTCGATCTCGAGAAGAAATATCGATGACTTGATGTATGTCGTCAATCTTGATTATGTAATCAATATATGGACGATCCCCAGGCGGCCCCCGGCGAGCCGACCCAGCTGACGGCCCACCAGGCGGCCACCGAACTCGGGATCAGCTTGTCGACGCTGTACGCCTATGTGAGCCGTGGCCTCATCCGATCCGAATCGGGGCCGGACGGGCGCAGTCGCCGCTATCGCACGGAAGACGTCTGGTCGCTGAAGCGGCGAAAGGACCATCGCCGCGATCCGGACAAGGCCGCGGAAGAGGCGCTGCACTGGGGGCTCCCGGTTCTGCAATCGAGCCTCTCACTGATTTCGGACGGGCGGCTCTACTACCGGGGGCGCGACGTGGTGACGCTCGCGACCAGTTGTACGATTGAGCAGGTCGCGGCGTTGTTGTGGTCGGGGTCGGTCGACGAGCCGCTGTCGTCCGCCGAGCCGATCGACGTGGGGCAGGACGGGGCACTCCTCAAGAAGATCAAGGCGCCACTCACGCTGATGGAGATCTTCCAGGCTCAGCTCACCGTGGCCGCCGCGCATGACACGTCGGCGTTCGACGTCCGCCCACTCTCGGTGCAACGAACGGGTCTGAACATTCTGCGACTGATGGCGGCGACCGCCGCCGGTGGGAAGCCGAGCAAGCGCGGCATCGCCGAGGTGCTGCAGCGCAAATGGTGTCCGAAGCGGCCCGACGCCGTCGCGCTTCTCGATGCGGCGCTCGTGCTCTACGCTGATCACGAACTCAACCCGTCCACGTTCACCGCACGTTGTGTCGCGTCGGCGGGCGCGACGCCGTACGGAGTCGTTCTGGCGGGACTTGCTGCGCTGCAGGGGTCGAAGCACGGTGGCGCGTGCGAGCGGGCCGAGGCACTCTTGAACGAATCGTCGAACGACCGCGTCGCGCACCGAGCGGTCGCCGCTCGTCTGCG
Coding sequences within it:
- a CDS encoding citrate/2-methylcitrate synthase — its product is MDDPQAAPGEPTQLTAHQAATELGISLSTLYAYVSRGLIRSESGPDGRSRRYRTEDVWSLKRRKDHRRDPDKAAEEALHWGLPVLQSSLSLISDGRLYYRGRDVVTLATSCTIEQVAALLWSGSVDEPLSSAEPIDVGQDGALLKKIKAPLTLMEIFQAQLTVAAAHDTSAFDVRPLSVQRTGLNILRLMAATAAGGKPSKRGIAEVLQRKWCPKRPDAVALLDAALVLYADHELNPSTFTARCVASAGATPYGVVLAGLAALQGSKHGGACERAEALLNESSNDRVAHRAVAARLRRGEAMPGFGHPLYPDGDPRGALLMGLVRERCAGSHGVKVASALADAVWDLMGERPTVDFALVTLCRALELPSQAPLGLLAIGRTVGWIAHAIEQYGEGRLIRPRARYTGEPPTS